TTCTctgttttttaatctgtattTGTTGTCTGTAACTGTGCTGCCCCATGTCCAGGACTTTTTTGTAAAAGGAAATACTAGGCAACTGTGAGACCCAGGTAACCCTTAACAAAATCCCCCTGTTTGCTATGTGTCCCCTTTGATATCAGGAAAAACACTCAGGAGGTTTACACATCTTCCATCACAGACTTTAAAACCACCTGTTTTACATGCACCCTGGCCATTAAACCTTACAAAAAATTACTCAactactgtacttaagtagaatttCTAGGTACATTTATATAGTACCttaagttactttgcagatcTAAATTAATCACAAACAATATGATCAACACTTAAAAAAGACTTTAgatacacctggagtaaattcacaatttgtttaaattagttccacctttaccagctttaataacactttaatgatcaataattataatcaaatcaTATCATATATATGATTCTGATATGGGCCGAGCtgcaatgagtacttttacttttggaactttaattacattttgatgccaatacttttgtacttttacttttacttgagtaacattgaGTTTTCCTGCTCTttggtacttgtacttttacttaagtacaagacttgagtacatcttccacctctgcctgcATGTGTCTTGTTCTCAGTTTgcatctttatggtttattgcacttattgtttAGCTTTGGTTAAAAGCTTAagcttaatgaaatgtaatgtaaagatTACTGTCATAGATcaatagagaaataaaaagctttcaTCAACAAAATTCTTACACTCACTTACTCACATCACTATTTTGTTGTGTGTAATAAGTCATACTTATCACATCATAAAGAGTTCTGTATTGTGTAaacaggggtgcccaaatacttcccagtggagggccaaaattgaatGTGGGGGGAGGGTCATGGgccaaaatgttaattttgcagtacattaagttaaATATACGTGTGCAgtaaatatatgtgtgcagtacattaagttaaGCATaggtgtgcaaaataaacactatcaCAAAgtaattttgaaaaatgaatgacaatgtttattgtgcttcacatttacgGTGAAGCACAATTGAAGGTGACACATTGGAGGCCTAGGCCTACACATTCTGCCTGAAGTAGGCCTATCAGTGGGAGACATGAAGCCTGTCcttggtttttaaaagtctctcaatatcaggttcaagctgactaactgacaaagtgagaatgtcatgtaggtgagagtcagataaagcatttcACAGTTTGGACTTATTAAGATTCATcaggctgaaagcctgctcacatACTGCACATAGGTACTTCCAAAGAGGTACTTCCATcacctgggcatgtttgcggatcttgccatatctgtgtgcggtaacacatctgtaaaagtcctgtaaggaaagctctctgaacctgcaaaagttccatttgaagctcctcactgactgcatccacatttacagaaaaggtTGCGCAAACAGCttaaatgctgttgtatttgcacgaaaatcttcaaagcgatggtcgaactccaccACAAGATTTATGAGAATgtcgaggtattttggtgtgtcttcctccatcaacccaaATTCTCTGAGGCTTGgaaaatgtgccaaatttcctgaatgtacagacacaaagacaaaagtagcaatgtaagatgcaaggttgttcatgaaatgaaatgaaataccaaacatcaatcaaatgagaaaaaaacgacttcttttgttttgtgtatggCTGCAGTAGgctatgaaaaacaaatactgatACTGTTAGTAGATTTAATGCctagatttaaaaacaacatctattttccaccaacacaaagtatgcaatcacacaaatataataacatggttgtgacaacaagcctaatacattgttttatgttcaataaaatattaaagttagatctcaCCTTTTGAGAGATGTCTGGTAAGCAGCTGGAGCTTTTGGTTGAAGGCTCTGACATGATCATACATCTGCGTGATTATCTGGTCTCTTTGAagctgaagattgaggatattcagcagctctgtgatgtccacaagaaaagccaggtCTTCAAGCCAGTGACTGTCCGAGGGCACTTGGATCCTGTTTGTCTTCGTGGCTTGAAACACCCTGATTTCCTCACGCAGCTCAAAGAAACGTCGTAAAACTTTCCCACGGCTCAACCACCGCACCTCCTGGtggtacaatacatcaccatactgggcatccatctcatcaagcagagctttgaaCTGACGGTGTGAGAGCGCCTTTGAGCGAATATTATTGGCAATGGCGACGACATCCTGCATCACGTTCTTCAAGCCGATGTGTTTAGCgcacagttgctcctgatgcaaaatacaatggtactttAAAATCGAGCCACCAAACTCACAGACCTTGACCGACACAAGTGCAGTTAGGCCTGCTTTCTTACCGACCATGGACGGGGCTCCATCAGTCGTGATGCcagatgcatttattttattattttattattggtttTTAGTTATATTGATTGGCATTCAGCAGGAGTTGTGAGAGCAGGCAACTGTGCATTTTGCAAATGTGTGGTTGAAATAGTGTGGGCTTGGCATGTGTCGGTTAGACCTGCAGGAAGCACCTGCACTGGGTTGCAGCAGCTTTGCATACAGTTAAATGCAGCCTAATTTGACTAGTCATTTCTAATTGAGGTGTGAGAACGAGAAATGTACCTCCTATTCCAATGCCTAAAGTAATTCATGTCTCTAAAAATCCACATTCATTAACGATGGATCTGTAGTATTTTCATAAGAACAATGTCCTATCATGACTCAAGGAAGCTTCTGGTAATACATAAAGGTGTATGACTTTCCTATTCATTTTACCAAGAGAATAGATCATTTAATTATTCAGTTAATAAAGGCTACTTATTTAATTTAGTCATTGTGGTGACAGGGGAAGAAGCCagttattgtgaaaaataaaaatggtattctataaaataaagtagatgtttttatttttattttaagctttCCTGTTTAGTTGCTTTATTGCCCAACAATCTCTTGCAGGCAATgatgttgtgcattgttttaataggagttttattgtgaaaatggTGGTATAGATTGTGACCAGGATGGCAGATAGTGAACCAATCTAAATGCTGATGGTTTCATTATTATTAGCCTACAAAGTGCAATCCAAATGTAGCCAACTTCATAATGGtaagttaaagaaaaaatgtaatccagtGCCACTTAATGCGCAAtacttaaatactgtaaatgctTTTCAATGCATGCAACACCTGCCATAGTTGTAAATGATCTCAGTCAATCCTAGTACTGACTCAAGAGATGCTCAAAGAAGTAGAAGCATAAAAGGAATTATTTTTTGGTTTCAACATTGGTTGGCATAATCAACAAACAGGCTattaaaatctgtttttagTTCATGCTAAAGGCTGCCATGTGTCGCAACCTCTGCCTTTGCAAACATTTTGCAGACAATGCAGCTCGTGGCTTGAAGTTGAACTGCCTCTCTGAGGTGAAGAAGAAACATTAATCACTTAAACAAAAACAGTCACACGGAGATTAAAAAACCCCAACAAAATGTGATGAGTTATGATTTGGCCCTGGTCCTTTGCCCTCTAactctaaatatttttttgtgttaatgaaCTTTATGGACAGGGCTTGTAGAAACtaagataataaaacaagaccAAAATGACCCCTTGCATGGTGTGGAAAAAAGGCCTTATAAAATGTAGCCTCTGTGCATgtgacaacccccccccccccccatcacgTGAGCCACACATGAGGACTGATGGCTTCCTGCAACAACACCAACCAAATGTCCATTTTAAAGCTGTATTTCATTTCACCAGAGGAGTCATATTCTATGTTGGTGGCACAACATGCAGCAAAATAAATTCAGGTTCAAATCTTGTGAGTCTTTTGAGTTGGTGGAATGCAAAGTATTCCTGGCTGAGACTCAGGGGGCTACATGAGGGGTCTACAGTACATGACAAACCCCAGCTGCAATGGGAAAGGGCCTCCTGGGTATGACTAAAGCCTGGGAAAATGTGAAATAGTGACAAGAAATGCACATCCTGATTTAAGGTCGTATTCTATCCCATTAATTAATAGATTTACAAACctccattacatttttggaGTATTAAAGAAATATCAATTACTCAGGCAGTGTTTCCTTAAAGTATTTGTCTCAATGGCTTTGCGGAGGACTAAGAattaaaaactgagaaaagatGAAGTAAGATAAATGGTTTTGTTCtttaacaaaagcaaaactCTAACAAAACATCTGTTGAAATATTCTCACACAACAGTTTTttaattctttgtatatgtgaGAATCTTCAACAATTCAAGGAAACACAGGGCGAGTAATTGatgtacattttgaaagtaaagTATTCATTTAGGATTTCTGTAGGCATGGTTTTTAACAAGGTTTGTCTGCAgcctgtttttaaagtttgtgttatgtgtttttcctttttagtgcatttaaatctaataaatcatttgcaattttatttgaaaaaaatcaagaaagaCTTGAAAACCTGCTCTCCATACTATGTCATCGCTGATATTTCATAAACACCATTAAAAAGGACCCAAAATACCATTCACAATGtcaacatatattttatataaatactatGTGTTAAGTTTGcgaacattttttaatgtaaatttgtATAATAGCcttcaaaatgtcattataCATACTGTAGCCTCTTCATTCAACATTGCTATCTTCATTCAACAGAGATAACATTTGGTTATAGGTATGAATCTGATTTTGACACAAACTGTTATAAAAATCCAGTGACAGAAATCCAAATAGACTGTCTTACACCGAACATGAAAAAAGGTCctaaatgtattatatgttttttgtatatCCAGAAGATAACTGCAGTTTGTTGCCATGAGCAACTTATTTTGAATTTGGGAGTTATTCTGggtaaaaataaacaccagTCACCGAGTATTTAAATATCCATTGAATTCAACAATGTTTAATGGTTTGCAACTCAGAACAGGGAGACAGGAACAGTGAATACAGGCACAAAAATacacttgtatttttttaaaagggcaGACAGGAAATTAAGAGAGGAGAAAGGCATTCAACAAAACCCCCGGAACATATTTCAATTGGGCAGTATGCAGGTTACATGGTATTCCAAGCAAAGTTGTGTTGAACATCGGGTCTATTTCCCTGTAGCTAGTaactgtaagaaataataatcaatattatgtgtaatTACAACTCATATTTATTTCAGGTCACCTTCCTGAGAATCAATTTGTCGTTTCCTTTCCATAAACTTTTATGAGAACAATGGGATTGCAAATAACATGTTACTGTTCCTTTCTGCTTTGTACTAGTGCATGCTTTGTACTTTATTCAGGAGGTATATAAAAGTATCTATAACTGCACTGCAATAATAATTGTGTACCAGTAAACCTTGCCTATCGGTACATTCAACAAATCAAATTCAAAGGGAGTACACAACAATAAACTTTATCTAAACAACACTTCCCAGGGTGCTTTTAGCCTTGCTTTGCCAACATTTGCATTGAAAGTTTGCAACGGTGACTCTGACCAAAACCATTTTTCACTATATACACTTATTCCCTGTTACTTTGAGCTACAATTTCAGtgaaaatgatttttattttaagataaacaTGGGTTACCTGCTTTGCTGCAAACCAACCACAAGGGGGCGTTAGTGTAAGATCATGATCTTATAATGAgccaattaaataaaacatttaggcTTTATCTGTTGTTTAAATGGAAGATGGACACTTATAACAGAACAGCAAATGAGGGGACACAATTTAGGGAATTATGGGGACTTTTGTAACACATGTCATCTCAGGACAATATAGTTTCTGTGCATATAAACAGCTCAAATTATGTATGTTTGGAAGTCTACTAAAAGTTTCAAGACTAAATGACAAAGcacatttaatttcaacttCAGAAAGGTGTATCTCTAATACATATACATTCTGCAGTACTGTTCGGAATGTCCCTGATTAAACCTAGggaaaaatagatttttggCACTGTTTTGCCTACTTGATTTCCATAAATCAAGTAGGCAAATAGTTTCTGCCTGGCAACACAGTCCGCATGATTTGAATAGGGAACTATTTGATTAGTGTTACGGTTTATCTGGAAACACGCACACCCATTTCCACTGACATGACTGAGCCTTTTGTTATCTTGAAGGAAGTGGTCCATCAGCCACAGCAATAGCAGGCCTGAGGGTGCATTGCGTTCTTTtggagctaaatgctaaaattagcatgctaaaaaCATTTGAGCAGTCAGTAGTCAgttatcctctggggaccagGAATGACAATATCTCATAGAAATCATGTAAAAAGATGTTGAGATCTTAGACAAGCAAAATAGAGAGTCTGCATTAATGTGTATTATATATCCAATACTGTGCATTATAACTCACATAATTAGCCTGCAAAGGATTACAAAGCATATTACGAACTGTTGTATTAAAGCATCCTACAGCCTGTGTCATTGTGTCAGTCATGTAATCGAGTAACTAAAACCAAATTCACTTTT
The sequence above is drawn from the Eleginops maclovinus isolate JMC-PN-2008 ecotype Puerto Natales chromosome 15, JC_Emac_rtc_rv5, whole genome shotgun sequence genome and encodes:
- the LOC134876565 gene encoding general transcription factor II-I repeat domain-containing protein 2-like isoform X1, whose product is MHLASRLMEPRPWSEQLCAKHIGLKNVMQDVVAIANNIRSKALSHRQFKALLDEMDAQYGDVLYHQEVRWLSRGKVLRRFFELREEIRVFQATKTNRIQVPSDSHWLEDLAFLVDITELLNILNLQLQRDQIITQMYDHVRAFNQKLQLLTRHLSKGNLAHFPSLREFGLMEEDTPKYLDILINLVVEFDHRFEDFRANTTAFKLFAQPFL
- the LOC134876565 gene encoding general transcription factor II-I repeat domain-containing protein 2-like isoform X2 is translated as MEQLCAKHIGLKNVMQDVVAIANNIRSKALSHRQFKALLDEMDAQYGDVLYHQEVRWLSRGKVLRRFFELREEIRVFQATKTNRIQVPSDSHWLEDLAFLVDITELLNILNLQLQRDQIITQMYDHVRAFNQKLQLLTRHLSKGNLAHFPSLREFGLMEEDTPKYLDILINLVVEFDHRFEDFRANTTAFKLFAQPFL